The following proteins are co-located in the [Pasteurella] mairii genome:
- the ggt gene encoding Gamma-glutamyltranspeptidase precursor yields MYKKAKKYFLISSIAAALTLPVSLDLLANTQPTSTQLAAQRYDSSKDIFHPVFGKQGMVASEQELATQVGVEILQQGGNAVDAAVAVGFALAVVLPNAGNIGGGGFMVLHDGKSGESFSVDFREMAPSKASRDMYLDEQGNVVDGKSLYTHFAVGVPGTVAGMEYALKKWGTLPLEKVIAPAIKLAEEGFIVSNTLAATLQEETETLGKWESSKKIFFKNDRPLVAGERLVQADLANSLRQIAQQGAKAFYEGEIAQKIVAEMEKHNGLITLEDMKGYQSVERKPIVGEYRGYKIVTMPPPSSGGIHLVQILNMLENYSLADSGSNSAETIHYLAETMKLAYADRSEYLGDPDFVKIPVTGLTSKDYAKELIKAIDPDKARPAAEIKPGKPQPYESDQTTHYSVMDKAGNAVAVTYTLNLNFGSGIVAEGTGILLNNEMDDFSAKPGVANAFGLIGGDANAVEGKKRPLSSMTPTLVLKNDKPWLVTGSPGGARIITTVLQSILNTIDHGMNPAEAIVTPRVHHQWLPDELRVEEGLSPDTLKLLVERGHKISEKAPMGRIQIIQALDDGFYGYSDPRNPDGKTQGF; encoded by the coding sequence ATGTATAAAAAAGCAAAAAAATATTTTTTAATTAGTAGTATTGCCGCCGCGCTGACGCTTCCGGTCTCCCTTGATTTGTTGGCAAATACGCAGCCGACGTCAACTCAATTGGCAGCGCAGCGGTATGACAGCAGCAAGGATATTTTTCATCCGGTATTTGGCAAGCAGGGAATGGTTGCTTCCGAGCAAGAGCTAGCGACACAAGTCGGGGTTGAGATTTTGCAGCAAGGCGGTAATGCGGTTGATGCGGCAGTAGCGGTTGGTTTTGCGTTAGCGGTGGTGTTACCGAATGCGGGAAATATTGGCGGTGGTGGCTTTATGGTGTTGCATGATGGGAAAAGCGGAGAGAGCTTTTCCGTTGATTTTCGCGAAATGGCACCGAGCAAAGCTAGTCGAGATATGTATTTAGACGAACAAGGCAATGTGGTGGATGGTAAATCTCTTTATACGCATTTTGCTGTGGGCGTACCGGGAACCGTAGCGGGAATGGAATATGCTTTGAAAAAATGGGGAACGTTGCCCTTAGAGAAAGTGATAGCGCCGGCGATTAAATTGGCAGAAGAAGGTTTTATCGTGAGCAATACTTTGGCTGCCACTTTGCAAGAAGAAACAGAAACCTTGGGTAAATGGGAAAGCAGTAAAAAAATCTTCTTTAAAAATGACCGCCCTTTAGTGGCTGGGGAACGTTTAGTGCAAGCCGATTTAGCGAATTCGTTGCGCCAAATTGCGCAGCAAGGAGCGAAAGCCTTTTATGAGGGCGAAATTGCTCAAAAAATTGTCGCTGAGATGGAAAAACATAATGGATTGATTACGTTAGAGGATATGAAAGGTTATCAATCCGTGGAGCGTAAACCGATTGTTGGCGAATATCGCGGTTATAAAATTGTCACTATGCCGCCTCCAAGTTCCGGCGGGATCCATTTGGTACAAATTTTGAATATGTTGGAGAACTATTCTTTGGCGGATTCTGGTTCTAATAGTGCCGAAACGATTCATTATTTAGCCGAAACCATGAAGTTGGCATATGCCGATCGTTCGGAATATTTGGGCGATCCGGATTTTGTGAAAATTCCGGTAACGGGGCTAACTTCCAAAGATTATGCGAAAGAATTAATTAAAGCTATCGACCCGGATAAAGCGCGACCCGCGGCAGAGATTAAACCGGGAAAACCTCAACCTTATGAAAGTGATCAAACTACACATTATTCCGTGATGGATAAAGCGGGCAATGCAGTTGCGGTAACCTATACTTTAAATTTGAATTTTGGTAGCGGTATTGTGGCGGAGGGCACGGGGATTTTGCTGAATAATGAAATGGACGATTTTTCAGCAAAACCGGGTGTGGCAAATGCCTTTGGGTTAATTGGCGGTGATGCAAATGCGGTGGAAGGGAAAAAACGTCCGCTTTCTTCAATGACACCGACGTTGGTGTTAAAAAATGATAAGCCTTGGTTGGTCACCGGTAGTCCGGGCGGCGCACGGATCATTACTACCGTATTGCAAAGTATTTTAAATACGATCGATCATGGAATGAATCCGGCGGAAGCGATTGTGACGCCGCGTGTTCATCACCAATGGTTGCCGGATGAATTGCGTGTTGAAGAAGGCTTAAGTCCGGATACGTTGAAATTATTGGTGGAAAGAGGGCATAAAATCAGCGAAAAAGCGCCGATGGGACGTATCCAAATTATCCAAGCTTTGGATGATGGATTCTATGGTTATTCCGATCCGCGTAATCCGGATGGTAAAACCCAAGGGTTTTAA
- the gntP gene encoding gluconate permease, with translation MTGIALIISFIVAIIVMIWMIAKLKVHPFLALMTISLALAFLAGIELNKIPTIIGNGFSGTFKSIGLVIIFGAIIGTVLEKTGAALKLADMVVKLVGQKRPELAMLIMGWVVGIPVFCDSGFVVLNPIREAIRKKIAANPVGMAVALSAGLYASHVFIPPTPGPIAAAGAVGLSHNLLLVIGMGVVVSIPVLFASYLFAKYIGKQVTISDEEADTIINQSYEALLKKYGTLPNGALSLAPIFVPIVLMALGSISKIIGLQGVLGNVMNFLGNPIIALAIGIIFSIFLLANTKKLSEFDVLTNDTLKLVGPILFITAAGGVLGKVITEAGFVEYIKQNAHVISTAGIFFPFLISAILKTAQGSSTVAIITTASIMGMFSASDSLMNAIGLTSEIAAALTVMAIAAGSMCVSHANDSYYWVVTNFTKMTPQQGYRTQTTLTFIMGLVGILTVYVLSLLLL, from the coding sequence ATGACAGGTATTGCACTGATTATCAGTTTTATTGTCGCTATTATAGTAATGATCTGGATGATTGCCAAACTAAAAGTTCATCCATTTCTTGCCTTAATGACAATATCCTTGGCTCTTGCTTTTTTAGCCGGCATTGAGCTAAATAAAATTCCAACGATTATTGGGAATGGATTTAGCGGAACCTTTAAAAGTATCGGCCTTGTCATTATTTTCGGCGCCATTATTGGTACCGTATTGGAAAAAACAGGTGCGGCACTCAAATTAGCAGATATGGTAGTAAAACTCGTTGGGCAAAAACGTCCTGAATTAGCGATGCTAATTATGGGGTGGGTCGTGGGTATTCCAGTGTTCTGCGATAGCGGATTTGTGGTACTCAATCCAATTCGAGAAGCTATCCGTAAAAAAATTGCTGCCAATCCAGTCGGCATGGCGGTAGCATTAAGTGCTGGGTTATACGCCTCTCATGTATTTATCCCACCAACACCAGGTCCAATTGCCGCCGCCGGTGCAGTTGGTCTTAGCCACAATCTTTTGTTAGTGATCGGCATGGGGGTTGTCGTTTCAATTCCGGTCTTGTTCGCCAGCTATTTATTCGCCAAATATATTGGTAAACAAGTGACTATATCGGATGAAGAAGCAGATACCATCATTAATCAAAGTTATGAGGCGCTGCTCAAAAAATACGGAACGCTACCAAATGGCGCACTTAGCCTTGCACCAATTTTTGTACCCATTGTCCTTATGGCATTAGGTTCTATCAGTAAAATCATCGGATTACAAGGTGTGCTTGGTAATGTGATGAATTTCTTAGGTAATCCGATCATTGCTTTAGCAATTGGGATAATCTTTTCTATCTTCCTTTTGGCGAATACAAAAAAATTAAGTGAATTTGATGTGTTAACCAATGATACCTTGAAACTCGTCGGTCCAATTTTGTTTATTACCGCTGCCGGCGGCGTATTAGGTAAAGTCATTACGGAAGCCGGTTTTGTCGAATACATTAAACAAAATGCACATGTGATCAGTACCGCCGGTATTTTCTTCCCATTCCTAATTTCAGCAATTTTAAAAACCGCACAAGGAAGCTCAACTGTTGCCATCATTACTACCGCCTCTATTATGGGAATGTTTAGTGCGTCGGACTCTCTAATGAACGCGATCGGTTTAACATCTGAAATTGCCGCAGCGCTTACCGTTATGGCAATTGCTGCAGGTTCAATGTGTGTATCTCATGCAAATGATAGTTATTACTGGGTTGTCACGAATTTTACCAAAATGACTCCACAACAAGGCTATCGTACTCAAACGACCTTGACATTTATTATGGGGCTCGTTGGAATCTTAACGGTTTATGTACTTTCTTTGCTGCTGTTATAA
- the glxK gene encoding glycerate kinase: protein MKIIIAPDSFKESLTALEVAEAIETGFKRIFPHAEYVKVPMADGGEGTVQSLVDATQGKLMQTEVTTPLGNKVMATWGLSGDKQTAIIEMAAASGLHLVPLNQRNPLLTTSFGTGELIRATLDFGVNKIILGIGGSATNDGGVGMLQALGIRCLDHRGQEIGFGGKNLANIQQIDLSALDPRLQQVEIEVACDVTNPLCGDNGASAIFGPQKGANAEMIKQLDQALAHFAQQVKVLLGLNIRDQAGTGAAGGMGGGVLLLPKVRLKSGVDIVLDTVQLSHKIQDADLVITGEGRMDGQTAQGKTPVGVALVAKAANKPVIAIVGCLREDYEVVYDKGIDAVFPIIRQLDSLESTLKNGRENLISSAQNVARLYQLAQLNKNA, encoded by the coding sequence ATGAAAATCATTATTGCCCCGGATTCTTTTAAAGAAAGCCTCACTGCGTTAGAAGTGGCGGAAGCAATTGAGACTGGATTTAAACGGATTTTTCCACACGCCGAATACGTAAAAGTACCGATGGCTGATGGCGGAGAAGGTACTGTACAATCTCTAGTGGATGCAACTCAAGGAAAACTTATGCAAACGGAAGTCACCACACCACTTGGAAATAAAGTAATGGCAACATGGGGACTCTCCGGCGATAAACAAACTGCCATTATCGAAATGGCAGCTGCCTCCGGTTTACATTTGGTTCCATTAAATCAGCGCAATCCTCTTTTAACGACCAGTTTTGGCACTGGGGAGCTGATCCGTGCCACACTAGATTTTGGGGTAAATAAAATCATTTTAGGTATCGGCGGAAGTGCAACCAATGATGGTGGTGTTGGAATGTTGCAAGCCTTAGGCATTCGCTGTCTTGATCATCGAGGGCAAGAAATTGGCTTTGGTGGAAAGAACCTAGCCAATATTCAACAAATTGATCTTTCCGCACTCGATCCTCGGCTACAACAAGTAGAAATTGAAGTGGCTTGTGATGTCACCAACCCGCTTTGTGGTGACAATGGTGCATCCGCAATCTTTGGACCACAAAAAGGCGCCAATGCCGAAATGATCAAACAACTGGATCAAGCCTTAGCGCATTTTGCACAGCAAGTAAAAGTACTATTAGGCTTAAACATTCGTGACCAAGCCGGTACTGGTGCCGCTGGCGGAATGGGTGGCGGTGTATTATTATTGCCTAAAGTGCGGTTAAAATCCGGTGTCGATATCGTACTTGATACGGTGCAATTAAGCCATAAAATCCAAGATGCCGATTTGGTCATTACCGGCGAAGGAAGAATGGACGGACAAACCGCTCAAGGCAAAACGCCTGTTGGGGTAGCATTAGTCGCTAAAGCGGCAAATAAACCAGTGATTGCCATTGTCGGTTGCCTACGTGAAGATTATGAAGTGGTTTACGATAAAGGAATTGATGCGGTTTTTCCAATTATTCGCCAGCTAGATAGCCTTGAAAGCACCTTGAAAAACGGACGAGAAAACCTCATCTCCAGCGCACAAAACGTAGCGAGATTATATCAACTTGCCCAATTGAACAAAAATGCATAA